The window GCCAAAACTTTCACCCTCGCCTTGGCCTAAACGATAAACATCCATATGATAAAGTGGTAAACGTCCGTTGGTATATTCCCTCACGATAGTATACGTTGGACTTTTAATCATTTGAGTAATGCCAAGTCCTAATGCAATCCCTTTAGTTATCGTCGTTTTACCAGCACCTAATTCACCTGTTAAAACTAGTACGTCACCCGCTTGAAGTTGTTCACCGATTACCTGACCACCCCTCAACATCTCGTCTTCATTTTTTAAATACTTTTCCATAACCATTCCCTATCCTTATTTAAGATTCACCCTCATTGTACCTCAATACAAACCAAAAGGCACTTCTTCTTTTTAGTTAAATTTTAACTAGCATTAACTCTAATCACTCGTTAAAAGGAACTTCTATTAACCAAAAATGCCAACGATTTCACATCGTTGGCATTTTATTTATTCTTTGAGTGATTGAACGATTGCTTACTTAATTATTTATCCATTAAATATTGTGCAGCTGTAATAATCGCTAATTTGTAAACATCTTCTTCGTTACA is drawn from Vagococcus xieshaowenii and contains these coding sequences:
- the tsaE gene encoding tRNA (adenosine(37)-N6)-threonylcarbamoyltransferase complex ATPase subunit type 1 TsaE — encoded protein: MEKYLKNEDEMLRGGQVIGEQLQAGDVLVLTGELGAGKTTITKGIALGLGITQMIKSPTYTIVREYTNGRLPLYHMDVYRLGQGEGESFGLEEYFEQDGVVIMEWGNNLRDELPIDYIEVFLNYEGDGRSLRIEGQGANGKRRANELVATLN